The genomic DNA AAAGGCGCGTCGCTGTTGCCCGGTGGTATCACCGGCGCCGATGGCGATTTCCGCCGGGGTGACATGGTGGAGATACGCAGCCGCTGCGAAGGCGCCGCGTCCCGCGTCGCGCGCGGCGTCAGCCAGTATGCGGCCAGCGATGTCAGGCGTATCGCTGGCCGCCACTCGCGCGATATCGAAACTGCGCTGGGATACAACTACGGTGGCAGCGTGGTCCATCGTGATGACCTGGTCCTGCTCTGATCGCATTGCGGCCTGCCACGCGATGGCACATGCGCCGGGTCAGGTCACGTGTCGTCGGTACCTGGGACGTCTTCGACCAGGAAGGTGCGACGCGTCTGCTCCCGCTTGTGGTTGGTTGCGGCAGATCGTGCGATCACGGTGTGTATGCCGGGTGCAAAGGGACCCAGTACGACCTTCCAGGCGTACTCCTTGTCGGGCCTTACCCGCTGCTTCGATCCATCTGGCAGTTCGATATCGAAGGCAAGTCCTGCAAAGCCGCTGAATTCCACGCTGGGTCCGGTGACGGCGCCTTCCTCTGGCGACGTGATGACGGGCGGTTGCAGTTCTACCGTGTAATCACGAATCAGGGGATCACCTGGGCAGCGGAGATAGAGTCTGCCGATCCGGAAGGGCGGCGGCGGGGGAGGTGGTGCCACGTGTTCGAACCGCCAGCGCAGGTCCTCGCCCACCGTCGCCAGGTCGGTCCAAGGCTCTTCGCCGCGCGCGCTGTATTGGATCGTGTCTCCTTGCTCGCCGCGTCCTTCGGCAACGGCACCGGCGCGGGTCACCAGTCCGCTTTCGTCAACGATCGGTCCGGCGAACAGGTGGGTGACCTCCCACACGGGAAAAGACTCCACGTCCACACTGCGTCGCAAGGCCTCACCCGTATCCGGGGTCTCCACGAACACGTCCACCAGCCCCGGCGTGTCTGAACGCGCCTCGGACACTTCCCACGCCCCTCCGGCATTGGCCTCCGTGACAGCGACCGGACCGCCGCCCACCGACACCTCTACCCGCGTCTTCGGCCTGGCGGTACCGGTGACGCGGGTGAGCCGGCTTATCTTCCTTCCTTCTTCGGGGAACAGCAGCCGCAAGGGAATGGCGGGGGCTTCGGCCACCACCACCTGCACAGAGACCCTGGGCGAGTCTGGAAGCGTTCCACCGAGGCACTGGGCGCTGGCCGTGTACGTGCCTGGGGCTGTGTCGATAATGGCGCGCCATGTCCCATCTTTCCCCGCCTCAACCTTGCTGGACGTCTTGTCCAGACGCAGCAGTACTTCTCCGTAAGGCAGCGCCCTGCCGGTGCATATGACGTTCAACCCACCATCTCGTGCAGAAAACTCCGTAGGAGCCGGCAGTGCTGGCAGCACGATATCCACGTAGTTGCTGACGCGTACCGGATTCTCCCGACTCCAGGCGGCGAAGAACCGCATGGTCGTTGCCGTATGCCGTATGGCGTGAGCCCACCATAGGCGCGTCCCGAAGGGCCGCTGGTGCATTTCAGCGTTATCTTTGGTGCTGCTGTGTCGGAAGAAGCCTCCCGATTCGTCTTCACTCCACAGCTGGTAGCCGTCCACGTGAGCTACGTTTGCCTTGGCAGTGATCTTGAAGTCGATCGCGGCATTGCCCTCGGGCGCCACCGTGACCGAATCAATGGTCAGTTCGATCTGGAGATCCGTGGTAGGGACAGAGGGGGTGTCTGTAACGGGTCTGGTCGTCATCGGTCGTTCCTCCTGGCATCGTCAGGCAGACAGGTTCTGCCGGTTGCGAGGCTCGTCTGCAAGATTGCATGCACAAAGGCGCTGCGCATTCGATTGAGCCGGGGGCGGAAACAAATGACCATCCGAGAACGTCGGCATCGGATCAGGCAGCAACCAGGCAGGCCGGAAGCGAACGTCATGGTTGCGGGCACGGCACGCGGATTGACGCGGTAAGCCTTCGCTATACTCGACGCCAGTGTGTGCCTACCTCAGTCTTCAGCAGGTTCTGCCATGACGCCGTCGCCCTTTTGCCTTTTCTGCTCTTCTGCGGGGTCCAACCATGTCTGGAATTGAACAGCAGGCACGTGCCTGCCGCAGTGCCGCCACCGTGGTGGCTGGCCTGGATGCGGGCCAGCGTGCGGCCCTGCTGCAGGCGATGGCTGCCGCGCTTGAGAGTCACGCCGGACAGATTCTTGCCGCCAATGCGCGCGACCTCGCGGCGGCACGCGCGAAGGACGTTGGCACTGCGATGCTGGACCGGCTTGCGCTGGATCCGGCGCGTCTGTTCGCCATGGCCGAGGCGCTGCGTGAAGTGGCGGGACTGCCTGATCCGGTCGGTCAGGTCACCCGCGACGAGGTGCGTCCCAACGGCATCCGCGTGCAGAAGGTGCGCGTCCCGCTGGGGGTGATTGCGATGATCTACGAAGCGCGCCCCAACGTCACGGCGGAAGCGGCGGCGTTGTGCCTGAAAGCGGGTAACGGGGTGATCCTGCGCGGCGGGTCCGAAGCGATCCATTCCAATACCGCGATTGCTGCGGCCTTGGGCAGCGCCCTGCGCGGCCAAGGCATACCCGAGGCGGCAGTCACCGTGCTGACCGACCTGCGCCGGGAAGCGATGCTGGAACTGCTGCAGTTGCACGAGCTGATCGATCTGGCCATCCCGCGCGGCGGCGAGGGCCTGATCCGCTTCGTCGCCGAACACGCGCGAGTGCCGGTGATCAAGCACTACAAGGGCGTGTGTCATCTCTTCGTGGATGCCAGTGCGGACGTGGCGCAGGCCGTCGACCTGCTGGTCGACGGGAAGTGCAGCCGGCCCTCCGCGTGCAATTCGCTGGAGACGGTGCTGGTCCACCGCGATATCGCCGATGTGTTCCTGCCGTTGGCCGGCAAGGCGCTGACCGAACGGGGTGTCCAGCTGCGTGCCGACGTGGCGTCACAGGCGTTGCTGCCAGGCAGCGTGGCGGCGACGGAAGATGACTATGCCGCGGAGTTCCTGGACCTGGTGATCGCGGTCAAGGTGGTCGATGACGTGGACGCGGCAATCGGACATATCCGGCGCTTCACTTCCGATCACACGGAAGTCATCGCGACCCGCGACGCCGCGCACGCCGAGCGCTTCATCACGGCATTGCGGTCGGCGGTAGTGATGGTCAATGCGTCGTCGCGGTTCTCGGACGGCGGCCAGCTGGGGCTGGGCAGCGAGATCGGCATCTCCACCACACGCCTGCATGCGTATGGCCCGATGGGCCTTGAGTCGCTGACCGTGGAGCGTTTCGTCGTGCGTGGCGAAGGGCAGGTCCGCGCGTAGGTGGCAAAGCCGACGGTAGAGCCGACTTCAGTCGGCTGCTGTCGGCTGCGCTCACCGCGCTGCGCGCTCGCCGAGCGGGGTGACCGGCAGCTGCTGCTCGGTCAGACCCACCGGGCGTGCGTCGTCATCCATGTGCAACATCACGGCTTTAGCGCCCGCCAACTGACGGGCAAGCGCATCGGTGGCGCCGAGGTCACGGGCGATGTCCGCATGCGCTACATCGATGCGCGGGGCACGCCGCTCCTTGCCCGAAAAGCGGAAGCGATTGTATTCCGCCCACACGATCAGCAGCGCCGCGCAGCCCACCAGCAATACCGGCAGTGCGACGATCAGGAAAGGATCCAGCTGCTGCTTGCGCTCGTACAGCTGCACCCAGGCCAGGCGCCCCCCCACCAGCCAGGAAACCAGCGTCAGCACCGGCGCCCACAGATAGAAATAAAAGGCCCAGAACACGAGGGTGACGAATCCCCACGCGGTGCGTTGCAGACGGGGTTGCTGGCGCGGCTTCTGGATCAGGCGCGAGTCGAAACGGCGGGACGGCTTGTTGGCGTTCATCGTATTCCCCGGTCCGGGCTGACCCAGGTGGCGCGCCTGCGGCCCCGCTTGAGCAGGGTTTTCGGGAAGGCCACCAGGGTGGTGAACAGGC from Stenotrophomonas sp. 169 includes the following:
- the pgaD gene encoding poly-beta-1,6-N-acetyl-D-glucosamine biosynthesis protein PgaD; translation: MNANKPSRRFDSRLIQKPRQQPRLQRTAWGFVTLVFWAFYFYLWAPVLTLVSWLVGGRLAWVQLYERKQQLDPFLIVALPVLLVGCAALLIVWAEYNRFRFSGKERRAPRIDVAHADIARDLGATDALARQLAGAKAVMLHMDDDARPVGLTEQQLPVTPLGERAAR
- a CDS encoding glutamate-5-semialdehyde dehydrogenase, translated to MSGIEQQARACRSAATVVAGLDAGQRAALLQAMAAALESHAGQILAANARDLAAARAKDVGTAMLDRLALDPARLFAMAEALREVAGLPDPVGQVTRDEVRPNGIRVQKVRVPLGVIAMIYEARPNVTAEAAALCLKAGNGVILRGGSEAIHSNTAIAAALGSALRGQGIPEAAVTVLTDLRREAMLELLQLHELIDLAIPRGGEGLIRFVAEHARVPVIKHYKGVCHLFVDASADVAQAVDLLVDGKCSRPSACNSLETVLVHRDIADVFLPLAGKALTERGVQLRADVASQALLPGSVAATEDDYAAEFLDLVIAVKVVDDVDAAIGHIRRFTSDHTEVIATRDAAHAERFITALRSAVVMVNASSRFSDGGQLGLGSEIGISTTRLHAYGPMGLESLTVERFVVRGEGQVRA